From a single Paenibacillus sp. FSL W8-0426 genomic region:
- a CDS encoding helix-hairpin-helix domain-containing protein produces MKWKQGLIIAAAVMGSILILWSGKSEQPPSGWTAVQPGTEMPTTAQETAAVPSAVSGPADANQVPASVPETRQGAAMAGNQDEAKVESGHDTAGTTTEQQAFIHSAQPDPANVGHAEEVQDHLAATQEPDNGKIDVNTAPLAKLMELPGIGEKKAQAIIDYRNNHGPFGKVSDLTKVKGIGMKMLEKMAPYVQIR; encoded by the coding sequence ATGAAGTGGAAACAAGGATTGATTATTGCTGCGGCAGTGATGGGAAGCATACTGATATTGTGGTCGGGCAAAAGCGAGCAGCCGCCTTCGGGATGGACTGCCGTTCAGCCCGGTACTGAAATGCCGACGACGGCTCAGGAAACTGCTGCCGTTCCGTCGGCTGTTTCGGGTCCAGCCGATGCGAATCAAGTGCCGGCTTCCGTTCCGGAAACCAGGCAGGGTGCGGCAATGGCTGGAAATCAGGATGAAGCTAAGGTGGAGAGCGGACATGACACCGCCGGAACGACAACGGAACAGCAGGCGTTCATCCATTCTGCCCAGCCAGATCCCGCTAACGTTGGCCATGCTGAAGAGGTGCAGGATCATCTTGCGGCAACGCAGGAGCCGGACAACGGGAAAATCGACGTCAATACTGCGCCGCTGGCCAAGCTTATGGAGCTGCCGGGCATCGGGGAGAAGAAAGCTCAAGCCATCATCGATTATCGGAATAACCACGGTCCGTTTGGCAAAGTCAGCGATTTGACGAAAGTCAAAGGCATAGGTATGAAAATGTTGGAGAAGATGGCACCTTATGTGCAGATCCGCTAA
- the comER gene encoding late competence protein ComER → MKVGFIGTGSMGSLLIYAMIQSGALEPRQIAASNRTPSKVRQLTLRYPGLHESQSNRETVIRSKIVFLCVKPLEFKHVIDEILPVLQPEQIIVSITSPVQLRHLEASLPCKVSKVIPSVTHQVGSGASLCIHGERMTEEDRAVLEGLLSHFSRPYQVDEQCTRITSDFTSCGPAFISFFLEQWIDSAVKLTGIKHADACALAGEMLLGTGKLLTEGGYTPQELQARVAVPGGITAQALALLKANLDGVFDSLIQTTHDKYEEDLIKLDELFRANEINRQQY, encoded by the coding sequence ATGAAGGTTGGATTTATCGGAACCGGCAGCATGGGCAGCCTGCTGATCTATGCCATGATCCAATCCGGAGCATTGGAGCCCAGGCAGATCGCCGCGAGCAATCGGACCCCTTCCAAAGTACGTCAGTTAACCCTCCGTTATCCCGGCCTGCATGAGTCCCAGAGCAATCGAGAAACGGTCATTCGAAGCAAGATCGTATTTCTGTGCGTCAAACCGCTTGAATTCAAGCATGTCATCGATGAAATTTTGCCTGTTCTGCAACCCGAGCAGATTATCGTCTCCATCACGAGCCCAGTGCAATTACGCCATCTGGAAGCATCGCTTCCTTGCAAGGTGTCCAAAGTGATTCCCAGCGTGACCCACCAGGTCGGCAGCGGTGCCTCCCTCTGCATTCATGGCGAACGAATGACAGAGGAGGACCGTGCCGTGCTGGAAGGCTTGCTCAGCCATTTCAGCAGACCCTACCAGGTCGACGAGCAATGCACCCGAATCACTTCCGATTTTACCAGCTGCGGACCTGCCTTCATCTCGTTTTTCCTGGAGCAGTGGATCGACAGCGCAGTCAAGCTTACAGGGATCAAACACGCGGATGCCTGCGCCCTTGCCGGCGAAATGCTCCTAGGAACAGGCAAGCTGCTCACCGAAGGAGGTTACACGCCGCAGGAGCTTCAGGCACGCGTTGCCGTGCCCGGCGGTATTACCGCACAGGCACTTGCGCTATTGAAAGCCAATCTGGATGGTGTTTTCGACAGCCTCATTCAAACCACCCACGACAAATACGAGGAAGATTTGATCAAGCTGGATGAACTGTTCAGAGCCAATGAGATTAACCGGCAACAATATTGA
- a CDS encoding dCMP deaminase family protein, which translates to MSATDARKDWDTYFMDIAYMVSTRSRCPRRHVGAVLVQGKKLLGTAYNGAPMGVPDCSEAGCMISEEYELVITDGREEMVKKQRCIRTIHAEQNLLLFTDRIDREGSSVYVTDEPCWTCANMLANSGITEIVFHRPYPKDTGKVRRMMEQQGITFRKLEQYQPPRETIMTVSD; encoded by the coding sequence ATGAGCGCAACAGATGCACGCAAAGACTGGGACACATACTTTATGGATATTGCTTACATGGTATCCACTCGTTCGCGTTGTCCTAGGCGCCATGTGGGTGCAGTGCTTGTTCAAGGCAAAAAATTGCTGGGAACGGCATATAACGGAGCACCGATGGGGGTTCCCGATTGTTCTGAAGCAGGTTGCATGATCTCGGAAGAATATGAGTTGGTCATTACCGACGGCCGGGAAGAGATGGTCAAAAAACAGCGCTGCATCCGTACGATCCATGCGGAGCAGAATTTGCTTTTGTTTACGGATCGGATCGACCGGGAAGGCTCTTCCGTATATGTCACGGATGAGCCGTGTTGGACATGTGCCAACATGCTCGCCAACAGCGGGATTACCGAAATCGTGTTCCATCGCCCATATCCGAAAGATACGGGCAAAGTCAGACGAATGATGGAGCAGCAGGGGATTACGTTTCGCAAGTTGGAGCAGTATCAACCGCCGCGCGAGACAATAATGACCGTGAGTGATTGA
- a CDS encoding aminoglycoside phosphotransferase family protein, with protein sequence MESNYKTRLTSEQLNRITQHHFRTGVREYKEMTDGWANHAYCITLDDGQKVVLKIAPSSGIKRMRCEQDVMVAEVQALRLAADLQDVPVPRVLAHDLSRSFVPAEYFIMEYMPGKPYNKVKDQYSVEEQQAIEQQLGAYNRRINEIKGEKFGYFSERKTQYATWKEAFLNLMDDMLADGKEAEVEFSIGYEELERLIREKSDVLVDVKEPVLVHWDLWDGNVFVEQGKITAIIDFERSLWADPLMEHYFSHFNNTPGFVKGYGRAAATASERQRRSLYDLYFDLVLRIECVYRQFDNKEHVAWATRNLEEGIERFRLS encoded by the coding sequence GTGGAAAGTAATTATAAAACGAGGCTGACTTCAGAACAGTTGAACCGGATTACTCAACATCATTTCAGGACAGGTGTCAGAGAATACAAGGAGATGACGGATGGATGGGCGAACCATGCCTATTGTATTACGTTGGATGACGGACAGAAAGTTGTACTCAAAATTGCACCTTCCTCCGGAATTAAACGAATGCGCTGTGAACAGGATGTGATGGTTGCGGAGGTGCAGGCACTTCGTCTCGCCGCGGATCTCCAGGATGTTCCCGTTCCCCGTGTGCTCGCCCATGATCTTTCGCGGAGCTTTGTCCCTGCAGAGTATTTTATTATGGAATACATGCCAGGCAAGCCTTATAACAAGGTCAAAGACCAATACAGTGTGGAAGAGCAGCAAGCCATCGAACAGCAGCTGGGCGCTTACAATCGGAGAATCAATGAAATCAAGGGCGAAAAATTCGGCTACTTTTCCGAGCGAAAAACACAATATGCTACCTGGAAAGAAGCTTTCCTGAACCTGATGGATGATATGCTCGCAGATGGGAAAGAGGCTGAAGTGGAATTTTCGATCGGTTATGAAGAGCTCGAACGTTTAATTCGAGAGAAATCGGATGTCCTAGTTGATGTAAAAGAACCTGTACTGGTCCACTGGGATTTGTGGGATGGCAATGTTTTTGTGGAACAGGGCAAAATTACGGCCATCATTGATTTTGAGCGTTCGCTATGGGCTGACCCTTTGATGGAGCACTATTTCAGTCATTTTAACAATACGCCCGGATTTGTCAAAGGTTATGGAAGAGCGGCTGCAACGGCCAGCGAACGGCAGAGAAGGAGCCTTTACGACCTGTATTTTGATCTGGTGCTCCGGATAGAATGTGTGTATCGGCAGTTCGATAACAAGGAACACGTGGCATGGGCGACCCGCAATCTTGAGGAGGGCATCGAGCGTTTTCGGTTATCCTGA
- a CDS encoding ABC transporter ATP-binding protein, which produces MSKPVLQTHNLSKVYGEGNQSVPALDAVDLAIHQGEFVAIMGPSGSGKSTLLHLLSGLDRPTRGKVMLDGQDLYAGTESAITLTRRDKIGFIFQMFNLIQVLTAQENVALPFLLAGKTDSKVNSMALDMLKKVGIGHLAASYPSQMSGGQQQRVAIARALITQPRIMMADEPTGSLDSKTGKDILTVLRSFCDTGNHCLVMVTHDASVASYAHRVLFMKDGKLVENLNLQQDPKVNLSQITSRIEGMLI; this is translated from the coding sequence ATGAGTAAACCCGTTTTACAAACCCACAATCTAAGCAAAGTCTACGGGGAAGGCAATCAAAGTGTTCCTGCCCTCGATGCTGTTGACCTGGCGATCCATCAAGGAGAGTTTGTTGCCATCATGGGACCCAGTGGTTCCGGCAAGTCCACATTGCTTCATCTGTTATCAGGTTTGGACAGGCCGACCCGTGGTAAAGTCATGCTGGACGGACAAGATTTATACGCCGGCACGGAATCCGCAATCACACTCACCCGCAGAGACAAGATCGGTTTTATTTTTCAGATGTTCAACCTGATTCAGGTACTAACGGCTCAGGAGAATGTAGCTTTGCCATTTCTGCTTGCTGGCAAGACTGACAGTAAAGTTAATAGCATGGCGTTGGATATGCTCAAAAAAGTAGGCATTGGGCATCTGGCAGCTTCATATCCATCCCAGATGTCAGGTGGACAGCAGCAACGGGTAGCCATCGCCAGAGCATTGATTACACAACCCCGCATCATGATGGCCGATGAACCTACGGGCAGTCTGGACTCCAAAACAGGGAAAGACATTCTGACGGTTTTGCGAAGCTTCTGTGATACAGGCAATCATTGCCTGGTTATGGTGACCCATGATGCAAGCGTCGCCTCTTATGCGCACAGAGTTCTTTTTATGAAAGATGGGAAATTGGTAGAAAACCTGAACCTGCAGCAGGACCCAAAAGTGAACCTGAGTCAGATCACATCCAGAATTGAGGGAATGCTGATATGA
- a CDS encoding FtsX-like permease family protein gives MGISLGVLLLVSSQTMMSTLQHSTEVSARERFGDFDLIAGYNEGQRLLSSKDITWINNLEGVQETTPILLPYTAGHMPENVAVQPFYYSFKADRLAAEHELLSLQTGSFPEDAQVLISSKYAKEAGLGIGSTLTLPFPPAEDQTVTVSGILKESESLSRLFIFNYDWISKLTDHTGQASALILKLDNGNVKSEVIEQLNDHFDGLTIDRRSAKEEEQKNLGGLRPLVTGLSVIVLLGSILIVISTLQMSVQERQKELAVLRLLGGTRRQLFEMVIWEALWISILSSFIGSAGGIMLCYATSGLLEKWMGYRVDSVVVSYPVIAAVMLGSILVTLFASFIPAYSSSRMSPLAAHRQQPARLTQHSLWKHIVVYSLFVGLIALSILIPGGKETSKTAVIIVGVLFVLLCFLCISFLLKPLIKGIALCLKPLYAMEGTIAGRNALSRIGRSKQITRVIMLSVIVGFVGFSVLDSIVKETEKNMANQFPLDYIIQSAEASYEPGFSPELSNQLNRLKGIDSITISSSLLVDIPVNQMSPDWNGSVFKIDNKDHVLASLQSMDLIKAQQFSSYQVVEGKIQDLQKNQIVVTKDFCRYFGYSIGDTLELKMDEVSEAAGAAPLQMNIVGVIDQNPLFPGDEMTMYTSVDAVNSYREAKVEQILFNITDKNQQEAIKAQVQSLLEQPEYQNTVFYDRMAELETFYQQYKQRTAFLTASILLLTLIILAGLMNIMSSNLRESQKEFATMRSIGSKPWQVIRLAWFEGIMIAVSGTVMGLIAGVLLRYQFLSALDAQSPAPYGMIFIILAISPIIGIASALPSTYWLSKIQYNRD, from the coding sequence ATGGGAATAAGCCTGGGAGTTCTTCTTCTTGTATCGTCTCAGACGATGATGAGCACTTTGCAGCATTCCACTGAAGTTTCAGCGCGGGAGAGGTTCGGTGATTTTGATCTGATAGCAGGATATAACGAAGGGCAAAGGCTGCTTTCTTCCAAAGATATAACATGGATTAACAACCTCGAAGGGGTGCAGGAGACCACTCCGATCTTGCTGCCCTACACAGCAGGACACATGCCCGAAAATGTTGCTGTTCAACCCTTTTATTACAGCTTCAAAGCAGACCGTCTGGCCGCTGAGCATGAACTGCTTTCTCTGCAAACGGGATCATTTCCTGAAGATGCGCAAGTACTGATTTCCTCCAAATATGCCAAGGAGGCGGGGCTGGGGATCGGTTCGACCTTGACATTGCCTTTCCCGCCCGCCGAAGATCAGACCGTAACGGTCTCGGGAATTCTAAAAGAAAGCGAAAGCTTGTCCCGTCTTTTTATTTTCAATTATGATTGGATCAGCAAGCTGACAGATCATACCGGACAGGCTAGTGCGCTGATCCTGAAGCTGGATAACGGGAATGTAAAGAGTGAGGTCATCGAGCAATTGAATGACCATTTCGACGGACTTACTATTGATCGCCGCAGCGCAAAGGAAGAGGAACAAAAAAATTTGGGTGGGCTTCGGCCGCTAGTAACCGGACTGTCCGTTATTGTTCTGCTTGGGAGTATTTTGATCGTCATTAGTACTTTGCAAATGTCCGTCCAAGAGAGACAGAAGGAACTGGCGGTTCTCCGGCTTTTGGGAGGCACACGGAGACAATTGTTCGAGATGGTCATTTGGGAAGCCTTGTGGATCAGTATTCTGTCCTCATTCATAGGATCCGCGGGGGGGATTATGCTGTGTTATGCTACTTCTGGGTTGCTTGAAAAATGGATGGGATATCGTGTGGATTCAGTTGTGGTATCCTATCCGGTGATTGCCGCTGTCATGCTCGGAAGTATTCTCGTTACACTGTTTGCTTCCTTCATCCCGGCTTATTCCTCCAGCAGAATGTCTCCACTTGCTGCCCACCGTCAACAGCCGGCACGTCTTACACAGCACTCTTTGTGGAAGCATATCGTCGTGTATTCCCTATTTGTTGGACTTATTGCACTTTCCATTCTGATCCCTGGGGGCAAGGAAACGTCCAAAACCGCGGTCATTATCGTCGGTGTACTGTTTGTTCTCCTATGTTTTTTGTGCATTTCCTTCCTGCTTAAGCCATTAATCAAAGGGATTGCACTGTGCCTGAAGCCTTTATATGCCATGGAAGGGACCATCGCTGGCAGAAATGCACTTAGCCGCATCGGACGAAGCAAACAAATCACCCGGGTAATCATGCTCTCCGTTATTGTCGGATTCGTAGGGTTCAGCGTTCTTGATAGCATAGTGAAGGAAACAGAAAAAAATATGGCCAATCAATTCCCCCTGGATTATATTATCCAGTCTGCCGAAGCTTCATATGAACCTGGATTCTCACCCGAACTGAGCAATCAGCTGAACCGCCTGAAAGGAATAGACAGTATTACAATAAGTTCAAGTCTCCTCGTAGATATCCCGGTTAATCAAATGTCACCGGATTGGAACGGTTCTGTGTTTAAAATTGATAACAAGGATCACGTGTTGGCAAGCCTGCAATCGATGGATTTGATCAAAGCTCAGCAGTTTTCTTCTTATCAGGTCGTTGAGGGTAAGATTCAGGATCTGCAAAAGAACCAGATTGTAGTCACGAAGGATTTCTGTCGTTACTTCGGGTACTCTATTGGGGATACACTGGAACTAAAGATGGATGAAGTCAGCGAGGCAGCTGGCGCTGCTCCCTTACAGATGAATATTGTGGGTGTTATCGATCAAAATCCATTGTTTCCGGGAGACGAAATGACCATGTATACTTCCGTTGACGCCGTTAACAGCTACCGGGAAGCCAAGGTGGAACAAATTCTGTTCAATATCACGGACAAGAATCAGCAGGAAGCCATAAAAGCACAGGTTCAGTCCCTACTTGAACAGCCCGAATATCAAAATACTGTATTTTATGACCGCATGGCGGAACTGGAGACGTTCTATCAGCAATACAAACAGCGTACGGCTTTTTTAACGGCCTCCATACTGCTTTTGACGCTTATTATCCTTGCCGGACTAATGAACATTATGTCCAGCAATCTAAGAGAAAGTCAAAAAGAGTTTGCCACGATGCGCTCCATCGGAAGCAAACCCTGGCAGGTCATCCGTTTAGCCTGGTTCGAAGGAATAATGATAGCGGTATCCGGGACTGTCATGGGACTCATTGCTGGCGTACTGTTACGTTATCAATTTTTGAGTGCTCTCGATGCCCAAAGCCCTGCTCCATACGGAATGATATTCATCATCCTGGCGATCAGTCCCATTATAGGCATTGCCTCTGCTCTGCCATCAACGTACTGGTTGTCCAAAATCCAATACAATCGGGATTAA
- the leuS gene encoding leucine--tRNA ligase, whose translation MSEHHQPKHGYQPQTMEKKWQQFWDENKTFKTGEDPSKPKFYALDMFPYPSGSGLHVGHPEGYTATDIVSRYKRMRGYNVLHPMGWDAFGLPAEQHALDTGEHPRDITFRNIDNFRRQIKSLGFSYDWDREISTTDPEYYKWTQWIFIQLYKKGLAYVDEVPVNWCEALGTVLANEEVIDGKSERGGHPVVRKPMRQWVLKITEYAERLLEDLEELDWSESIKDMQRNWIGKSTGAEVTFAIEGREEVIKVFTTRPDTLFGASYAVLAPEHELVDAITTADQREAVAAYQEQAARKSDLERTDLAKDKTGVFTGAYAINPVNGAKVPVWIADYVLAGYGTGAIMAVPGHDARDWEFAKQFGLNIIEVVEGGNVEEEAYSGDGAHVNSEFLNGLNNEEAIAKMIAWLEENGKGQGKTTYRLRDWLFSRQRYWGEPIPILHLEDGTMKTVPEEELPLLLPDIDQIKPSGTGESPLANVTEWVNTVDPETGMKARRETNTMPQWAGSCWYYLRFIDPHNDKELISQEKQQQWLPVDLYIGGAEHAVLHLLYARFWHKVLYDLGVVSTKEPFHKLVNQGMILGTNNEKMSKSRGNVINPDEIVGEFGADTLRLYEMFMGPLEATKPWNTSGVEGMHRFLSRVWRLFINEDTGAINDKITVDGGTEEFKRTTHKTIKKVTDDLENLRFNTAISQLMIFINDAYKAESLPLASMENFVQLLSPLAPHMAEELWSRLGHEGGISYVAWPVYDEAMTVDAEVEIVVQINGKIVTRATVAKDLDAQGLQDLTLEMDAVKQALEGKTVRKVIAVPGKLVNIVAG comes from the coding sequence ATGAGTGAACATCATCAGCCAAAGCATGGCTATCAGCCGCAAACCATGGAGAAAAAGTGGCAGCAGTTCTGGGATGAAAACAAAACGTTTAAGACGGGGGAGGACCCGTCCAAGCCTAAATTTTATGCATTGGATATGTTCCCGTATCCATCCGGTTCCGGTCTTCACGTAGGCCATCCGGAAGGATATACGGCAACGGATATCGTTTCCCGCTACAAGCGCATGCGCGGTTATAACGTATTGCATCCGATGGGATGGGACGCTTTCGGCCTTCCGGCAGAGCAGCACGCCTTGGATACGGGCGAACATCCACGGGACATCACGTTCCGCAACATCGACAATTTCCGCCGCCAGATCAAGTCGCTCGGTTTTTCCTATGACTGGGACCGCGAGATCAGCACGACAGACCCTGAATATTACAAATGGACGCAATGGATCTTCATCCAGTTGTACAAAAAAGGACTGGCATATGTAGACGAAGTGCCGGTTAACTGGTGTGAAGCATTGGGCACGGTGCTTGCCAACGAAGAGGTCATCGACGGCAAGAGCGAGCGCGGCGGGCATCCGGTCGTGCGCAAACCGATGCGCCAGTGGGTACTGAAGATCACGGAATACGCCGAGCGTTTGCTTGAGGACCTGGAGGAGCTGGATTGGTCCGAGAGCATCAAGGATATGCAGCGCAACTGGATCGGCAAATCGACGGGCGCGGAAGTGACTTTTGCCATCGAAGGACGCGAGGAAGTCATCAAAGTGTTCACGACTCGTCCGGATACGCTGTTTGGCGCGAGTTATGCGGTGCTGGCACCGGAGCATGAATTGGTGGATGCCATCACGACGGCCGACCAACGCGAAGCGGTCGCAGCCTACCAGGAACAGGCGGCTCGCAAGAGCGACCTGGAGCGCACGGATTTGGCGAAAGACAAAACGGGCGTATTCACGGGTGCTTATGCCATCAATCCGGTAAACGGCGCTAAAGTGCCTGTGTGGATTGCCGATTATGTGCTTGCCGGTTATGGAACGGGAGCCATTATGGCCGTGCCGGGACATGATGCCCGCGACTGGGAATTTGCCAAACAATTCGGCCTGAATATCATTGAAGTTGTTGAGGGCGGAAACGTGGAGGAAGAGGCGTACAGCGGAGATGGAGCCCATGTGAACTCCGAATTCCTGAATGGCCTGAACAACGAAGAAGCGATCGCCAAAATGATCGCCTGGTTGGAAGAGAACGGCAAAGGGCAAGGCAAAACGACATATCGTCTGCGCGACTGGTTGTTCAGCCGTCAACGCTATTGGGGTGAGCCGATTCCGATTCTCCATCTGGAGGACGGAACGATGAAAACCGTGCCGGAAGAGGAGCTGCCGCTGCTGCTGCCGGATATCGACCAGATCAAACCATCGGGCACGGGCGAGTCTCCGCTGGCCAATGTGACGGAATGGGTCAACACGGTAGATCCGGAAACTGGCATGAAAGCGCGTCGCGAGACCAACACGATGCCTCAATGGGCGGGAAGCTGCTGGTACTACCTGCGTTTCATCGATCCGCACAACGACAAGGAACTGATTTCGCAAGAAAAACAACAACAGTGGCTGCCGGTTGACTTGTACATCGGCGGCGCCGAGCATGCGGTCCTTCACTTGCTGTATGCGCGTTTCTGGCACAAGGTTCTTTACGACCTGGGCGTGGTCAGCACGAAGGAACCGTTCCACAAGCTGGTGAACCAAGGCATGATTCTCGGGACGAACAACGAAAAAATGAGTAAATCCCGCGGCAATGTCATTAACCCGGACGAAATCGTGGGCGAGTTCGGTGCGGATACGTTGCGCCTGTACGAAATGTTCATGGGGCCTTTGGAAGCAACCAAACCATGGAACACAAGCGGCGTTGAGGGAATGCACCGCTTCCTGTCCCGTGTATGGCGTTTGTTCATCAACGAGGATACCGGTGCCATCAACGATAAAATTACGGTTGACGGCGGAACGGAAGAGTTCAAGCGCACAACGCACAAAACGATCAAGAAAGTGACGGACGATCTGGAGAACCTGCGTTTCAACACGGCGATCAGCCAGCTGATGATCTTTATCAACGATGCTTACAAAGCCGAGAGCCTGCCGCTGGCTTCGATGGAGAACTTCGTGCAGCTGCTGTCACCGCTCGCACCGCATATGGCAGAGGAGCTGTGGAGCCGTCTCGGACATGAAGGCGGAATTAGTTATGTAGCTTGGCCTGTATATGACGAAGCGATGACGGTCGATGCCGAGGTTGAAATCGTCGTTCAGATCAACGGCAAAATCGTAACTCGCGCAACGGTTGCGAAAGATCTTGACGCACAGGGGCTGCAGGACCTGACCTTGGAAATGGACGCTGTCAAACAGGCGCTGGAAGGCAAGACCGTTCGCAAGGTCATTGCCGTTCCAGGCAAGCTGGTCAATATTGTTGCCGGTTAA
- a CDS encoding response regulator transcription factor, producing the protein MQEVILIVDDDIEIIELMRDFLEMEGYAVLTAENGEAAMRIMNQNRVDCVLLDVMMPGESGFTICRAIREYSDVPVLFLSAREESTDKIRGLGVGGDDYIVKSATPGEIIARIKAVRRRFGKEESTSLAIGLFKGLSIDYSAREVEVNGEKVTLTTKEFDLLALLAKHRNQVFTHDQIIDRIWGEHYGDQHSVRVFIARIRDKIERGSTGNEYIQTVWGTGYKFTGEPLS; encoded by the coding sequence ATGCAGGAAGTAATCTTGATTGTGGATGATGACATTGAAATTATAGAGCTTATGCGTGATTTTCTCGAAATGGAGGGGTATGCTGTCCTTACTGCGGAGAACGGGGAAGCGGCCATGCGGATCATGAATCAAAATCGGGTGGATTGTGTGCTGCTCGATGTGATGATGCCCGGCGAGTCGGGTTTTACAATCTGCCGTGCCATTCGGGAATATTCGGATGTTCCCGTCTTGTTTCTGAGTGCCAGGGAGGAATCTACCGATAAAATCAGAGGATTGGGCGTCGGAGGGGATGACTACATCGTTAAGTCCGCCACACCGGGAGAGATTATTGCCAGAATCAAAGCGGTGAGGCGGCGGTTTGGCAAAGAGGAATCCACTTCGTTGGCAATCGGCTTATTCAAAGGTTTGAGCATTGATTACTCCGCACGTGAGGTCGAGGTGAATGGTGAAAAGGTTACGCTCACAACCAAGGAATTTGACTTGCTGGCTTTGCTGGCCAAACATCGCAATCAGGTGTTTACGCATGATCAGATCATCGACCGAATCTGGGGAGAACACTACGGAGATCAGCATTCGGTAAGAGTGTTTATAGCCCGGATCAGGGACAAGATTGAGAGGGGAAGTACGGGAAACGAATACATACAGACCGTATGGGGAACGGGATATAAATTTACGGGAGAGCCGTTGTCATGA
- a CDS encoding HAMP domain-containing sensor histidine kinase codes for MATTDDGYSIEWVQQRILAQRDQWESEEWQIKLEQDSKKMNVGIRLLDRERREIFSNIYDEGGYILEEGGDITPKENVGDFSEWNVLNEFYVYSSTNTLTGMVYIQDQGPVLRSYGSLAEKMIMEYGGFVIWGCLLAIILLTGAWFLNKQVLKPLKKLGQAAQGISRSEFCVDLPSSRVKEVHEVSAGFKKMRAELEHSLIRQQAMEEERRLFIASIVHDIRTPVFAIRGYLEGLENGVAFTPEKTQRYIRNCRIKADVLNHLVTDLLTYTKLDWFEDKPTLASTRMDGLLNELILGYQEEANRKQIRLALSLPEQGAEIMTDPYLLQRAFGNLLDNALRYTPEGGSIEVKATCDNGIWAIAVQDTGPGIASSDLQHLFKPLYRGEQSRNRKTGGAGLGLSIVWKITEILGGRVQAGNRPEGGSVFTVSLPLNVGR; via the coding sequence ATGGCAACGACCGACGATGGATACAGCATTGAATGGGTGCAGCAGAGAATTTTGGCTCAGCGGGATCAGTGGGAAAGCGAAGAGTGGCAAATCAAGCTGGAGCAGGATTCCAAAAAAATGAATGTTGGGATACGGCTGCTGGACAGAGAACGTCGGGAGATTTTCTCGAACATATATGATGAAGGAGGATATATTCTTGAAGAAGGGGGAGACATAACGCCCAAGGAGAATGTCGGTGACTTTTCGGAGTGGAACGTATTAAATGAGTTTTATGTATATTCATCGACGAACACGCTGACCGGAATGGTTTATATTCAGGATCAGGGTCCGGTATTGCGGAGCTATGGCAGCTTGGCTGAAAAAATGATTATGGAATACGGCGGATTTGTGATTTGGGGATGTTTGCTTGCCATCATTTTGCTTACAGGTGCCTGGTTCCTGAACAAGCAGGTGCTGAAACCATTGAAGAAACTGGGACAGGCAGCACAGGGGATTTCCAGAAGTGAATTTTGTGTGGATCTTCCGTCTTCCCGAGTGAAAGAAGTACATGAGGTTTCGGCAGGCTTCAAAAAAATGCGGGCCGAACTGGAACATTCCCTAATTCGGCAGCAGGCCATGGAAGAAGAGCGGCGGCTGTTCATCGCTTCCATCGTCCATGATATAAGAACACCCGTTTTTGCCATCCGTGGTTATCTGGAAGGGCTGGAGAATGGCGTTGCCTTCACTCCCGAAAAAACTCAAAGGTATATCCGAAATTGCCGTATTAAAGCAGATGTTCTGAATCACTTGGTCACCGACCTGCTTACATATACCAAGCTCGACTGGTTTGAAGACAAACCAACGCTTGCAAGCACACGAATGGACGGATTACTGAACGAGTTGATCCTGGGGTATCAGGAAGAAGCGAATCGCAAACAGATCCGTCTTGCGCTGTCATTGCCGGAGCAGGGAGCTGAAATCATGACGGATCCATATCTGCTGCAAAGGGCGTTCGGAAATCTTCTGGATAATGCCTTGCGTTATACTCCAGAAGGCGGAAGCATTGAAGTGAAGGCAACGTGTGATAACGGCATATGGGCCATAGCTGTTCAAGATACAGGCCCTGGAATTGCCAGTTCTGACCTGCAGCATTTGTTCAAGCCGTTGTACAGAGGCGAGCAATCCAGAAACCGCAAAACGGGTGGTGCTGGCCTGGGTCTGTCCATTGTATGGAAAATTACTGAGATTCTGGGAGGAAGGGTCCAGGCCGGGAACAGACCAGAAGGAGGCTCTGTTTTTACGGTGAGTTTGCCTTTAAATGTTGGAAGGTGA